The DNA region ACAAatatatatatcatatgtataatctcaatccatattcaacaccaacaacacaacacaacgatttactcactaattcctcacaatgggaattagctacagccccacaggctatgccatgcattcattatgcaatgagactccatgaaatgcggtaccgactcttcttgaacatatagtccaagctcaccgatccctccggatacggctactgagctcactagtcccactcattgagatctaatgactcactcactaattcctcatcatgggaattagctacagccccaaaggctagactatgcaagctaatcatctagcatgcaaacatcaacaacaattcacaactcactaattcctcactatgggaattagctacagccccacaggctatgccatgcatgctaatcatctagcaatgcagcatcaacaacaactcaagaatagacaaTATGCTCACACCATAAGTCATacaacagtctattcacaatgcatacataactgatacatttacagCATCATTCATATCATCACACACCATCAACACATGTattaacacattttatcacaaaagcatatcatctcatgccacataatcaaacacagtattagcactctctactaatacctacactactcaaaacaacgggaattgatccctatcacatcatccctcagctaagttacatcactcagcctaaacaaccaaaaactgcacaacaacagcacagaaatTCACCAATATCCACCtctgcacagcacagttcgcgccgcgcagcagggttcgcgccgcgaacggtgcgtcacagaacccttctggattttgccagttcgcgccgcgaactgggcttcgcgccgcgaatcgcgcgctAGCAGAACCCTCTGCTACAGAACCCAGATTTCAGATCTACAATGGTTTTTCCCtattacgaaacctatccgatccaaccttctacagtccaatgTACACCAATTAACCGTCCATATTCTCAACACCATTCatatcttattcgattacacaaaaCCTAACACGTTTAcatcaaattcctacgaattctttctcaATCATACctcaatttcgttcatccaaaagttcacaaattcaccataatcatccaattcagaagtaattcaaaggtctatcactacccatgacatattatcatataatacccgttaaatcgacgataaaccccccttacctgagttaatccggcaaattctgcagcttcaagcttttcctcttctcttgctctgccttttgccctttctctctttcagccgcttctcttttccttttcacgtgaaaacccttgttccaaaattgggactttttattattccaacttatatattccaataaataattattccaaaataataaaaataataataataattcaattatttaattaaatcaataaatatattattaacttaatttaaataattattatattattatcggggtgttacaataaCCACAAGGCCAAGAAAGCAATGTGTTCAGCGTCAGACACTTCTTCGTTAGCCTTGTCATGATAGTCCTCAATGTAATGACCAAAGATTGCCCGATTATGGTAGAAATTAATGGTATCTTCATCACCGGCATGAGGGTCGAAGGCCTCGCCAGTTGGTCGTAAGCCCATAATGCGGCTAAGTCGAATAGAGTAGGAGTAACCATCCCGCAAGGTAGATGAAAGCTATTGGTAGTACTCTCCCAGAAGTAGAAGGATGCAACATACATATTTTGGCAATATGAAGGCCCTACCTTCGACAGTTGGATCAGATCAATGATGCCCATCTTTTCCCAGAGTTGAGACTTCTTCTTTTCAACTTTCTCCAACCATGAAATATAAGGTTCGAGGTGCTTGAAGAGAAGACAAGAGCGAAACACCCCGAGGGACTTGCTCATATAGATAAGGTTAATCGGGTTGTCTGTTTCGACAACGACGATTTCCGTCGTGTCAGTAGAAGGGGTAGACGTTTGGATTGCAGAAGCAACTTTAGTCGAAACGTAGGTTTTGGCCTTACTAGCTAATTTGGCCAGAAGATTTTTAACATTAATTAAATGTTGTGGACTCAAGTCAACATGTTGTACGCGTGGTAATGCAAACCAAGGGTTCAAATTAGAATATTCAAACATGATCAAATGGCCAGGAGGTGTtacaacacaccaccggagctagggctccagtcaTTTTCTTCGATGACCTCCACCGGattggtccaacttcatctcaatgaaaaatgaaaaacaaggacactatttcaaagagaaaatgcttAGGATCATGAATCTAGCCTCAATTTCCTCCAAttcaagtatataaaaagatacagggatttaaattttgaggatcatgaactgagttgtttcgatttgacctcaaagcaactcaatcttgttgcctacattggtaggacttcaaccaaccaaaaatcataaagaatggtgaagaattgagagagaatcaaagagatgaaaaatctggaaaatcaccttTGAGGGAGCTTtaaacttgcttgatcttgcttccaattggccttggcttgacttcagaagcttgcagaagttaaattggatcaaggaaaggcttggattcttggagtttcaatctcaaaacagaaggagatttgaaactcaattttcaaatgaaaaccttcaagattatcctctaatggtgagggtttggattgcatGTTCAAAGCTTGGTCCAGGTCTCTTTAgttctgagcaatgagggtcttatttataggcaaggcaattGCTTTCTACACATTTCaaaaattggccaaaaatagAAATCTTTCTTGCATTCTTGCAcgggtgtgtgataggcccatgaaatgatgcaATCAGGTCCAAAATTCCTCATGTGCAATGCTAAAAGTATGTCATATGATCATGCAATGGTAATTGGAATATGATCATGAAATTCAACCAAATGAAACCTTGTGAAgaaaccatgcgcaagtcctccaattcttggccaaatgaaatgatcttagactttttagaaaggtgagatcaaagggaacaactttcatgtttaacacttttccattttaatcttgatcatgatgaattttaaggtggaagtttggaaaatcaaacatatttgaaaattttctaagtaccaagtcaaatattcacttcttccaccttgaataacttttactatgggcttcaaatgtaaagagttccttcatcaaagttgtagatatttcaaacctTTTAAATTTGATCtaatttggatttggaatgaaggagttatgcattttagaggttgaggaaaatcacttaatcaatggtaatggcccaaaatgacctataatgtttcctcttggcacatgcccttacaagttgaatttgaatttattcCAAGATTAAAATATGGATATGAAATCTTGtatttgatcatgaaacttgaatagatttcatctcataaaaatcGAGCAAGgtatggtccttggaagttgacctcctaactagggttcagacaaaatgacatataatctttcaccataaaaaatgactttccaagcaaaactagatctttacttcaacatgaaagttgtttggaatgtcataaggaaCAACTTTTCtatttgaatcattttcatatgacaaaaattgtaggagatagggtctagggaaccccagttttgaccagttgactttctctgatcaaccaccatgaaccaacttgcaaacttgaaattatcttgatctcttggactcatggaggatcatatatgtataatatgatgtaatatgaagtataccttgaaatatttgatgaAATAATGAAGAAACTTGCTCAGGAAGTaacacaagatacccaaatgaattagggcttccaaggcaaacaagcttcaaactcttgatgaattcttaatcaaaatgataaatgaagatcatggggacccatatatgatgtctagagtcaattTGAACCATCTATTGATCAGcctccttgcattgagggtctcaaaccctagatgtgagcttgatgaggcataggtggatgcatacattacctacaaaagaaacaaagctatatatagacatatttttagtattttggttagtaaataatgaaaaacaaagtatgatacaatcaaatatgcttggtgacctctcccaatgcaaaccaaataaatgaagggtaaggaggatgccaaagtgtgatcccaaagctaatgcatatgatgagatatcatgagggatcttagggtcaaaattagggtcttacaacgCACGGAAGCACATCTGGAGACGGTTTTGCATACAGGAAGAACGTGGCGAGTTGGGAAGAGAGACCTGTTAAGAAACAGTTATTTAATTTTACTATAAATAAGGATTGTAACTTAGGAGAATGAGTGTGTTGAAACTATTGCATAACTCACTTACTCAAAGTATCCGTGTCAAAGAAAGAAAAGTGTGAATTTGAGTGCAAATGTACGTTCATACACTATTTCATTTATCAAAGTCTTTTACTCATATCTGTTTTTACTTACTTTTTTCCAATACTTACTCGAAAGCATAGCAAACGTTATACGTCTTGTTTTTCATTTGTTCTAAGAGTTATGTTCAAAATAAAACTCCTGAGTGTTTATGCAAACACTACACATGATAATCACAACTTTTGCACGTATGTTCTGGGATCAATCTAATCGATCATGCGAGTAACCTGTTTTGGGAGGACTAGCGGTTGTTTGCCAAATTCACAGGTAAACACACCGCTGTAGCACCGTACCAGTGTGTTCCACGCAACCTTCACCTTCGTTGAATCAacaatcttctcaaacacatttgtatccacacactgatggatatAGAACAATGAATTTTGATCCTTCTTCCTCATTTCTCTTTGTGTGTTTCTCTGCGCTTTTGTTGCATCTGCTGCAACCTCCGTGTAACTGTCATTGATGAGATCAAGAACATATTGAGCGCCAAAACACACACACATATGAATCATCCATTGATTCCAATTCTTTCAATCAAATACTGGAAGTTTTGTGTTCAAGCTACCGTTTTTGCCGTTCATCTTTGTTCTTGTGCAAATTCACTCAGATCTCACCAACACTAGTGCTTTTCAATCCTGCAACATCAAGAGATGTGATTTTTTTAAATTTCCATCTTCAATACATTGTGAATTGAATGAAAATAATAAATCACACAAGCCTTACGTACACTCGTATTTCCCTGTGAATCGAACCAAAAttctagataccaattgttggtgcacaagaatgaagaagatgaagatggagatggtggaagagagagagagagagagagagagagagagagagagagagagagagagaattcTAACTAACTTTCTCTTAACTGAAAACAGTCTCAAAATGCTTTAGTTACAACCTGAAACTTGAGTTAAATATTTATACCACCAGAACAACTAAATAAAACTCAAATTAAATTTAAATGCAACTTAAAATGAAATGCTAAACTTAAATATGAATTTGGATTACACTTCAACACAATTTGCCTATGATTCTCTCATATTATATTAAATATATTTAACATATTTACATTTTTGAAATTTGCTTTTAAAGTATTTAACATATTTACAATACTTTAAAAATGGAAAATGTGATCCACACCTTTCtataaaaatgcaaaaaaattGATTAGATAGGTTTTCAAATATGCTGTAATTTTACTACAATTTACAAAATATGCGGATTCAACATCTTTTTGTAATATTTAAAGTGTAGTATAATTGCATAAAATTGAGAAAAAAATGGAACGTTAGAGAAAAATAAATGTGAGTTGGAAGTATTGAGAAATAAATGTAAAAAAGTCTTACATTGATTAAAAAAAGTGGAGATTGAACAATTTATCActttaaaattttaagtcaaatatatAGTATGTCTCTCATAACTCAATAAATAGAATATTATGGATTTTATTTATAAGGGCAGttaaatgaagaaaaaaaaggagataaaaaagaaataagaaaTTTACTTGTATTTATTTGTTCAATTTGAGAGAAAATATATAAACTTtctcaaaataaaataaatgtgTGAATGAGTTAACTTTTGTTTAGTTAAAATGATACATTAATCAACTCATTGAAAATGTAATAATGTAAAATATAAGAAAGGGTGCCAATAGATTCTTCTTATTTGCACCTTAATAGAATATCTTGGGCCTAGTTTAATCCATAACATATCTTTTGTATGCTTGAGGCCCTTAATATCTTTTTTTATAGAGATTTATACTTGACATCCAATTGATTGAACCCGACACCCCAAATAATAGTGTTTTAACCCTAATATCTTCACACAAATTTCATTATTATTCAAATTGTTATTTTTTAAAAGATTTTGGAAAACTTTGAATTTTGAGTATATTTTTTAAGCTTTTATTGAATTCTTACAAGTAGACATTTTTTCAATTGAATTTATGCATTTATTCTGGCAATTTTGAATTCATACGGAATTTTTTcacaaaaattataatttttttattgaTATTTTCAAAATGTCCGATTAAATCTAAATCTTTATATGCATTTTTATGGTATTTTTAAAAAATGCGATAACCTATATGCGTTTTTACTGACATTTGAAATTTTCAATAAAACATCATACATATTTACAATTTCAAAAATACCAGTAAAAGACAGGTAAGATATCACAATTTTAAAAAATGCTGACAAAGACATTGTCATCTATAGAATTTTAAAAAACTTCAATagtttatttattttatttttggatttttttgaaAAACCGATAAAGTTTTTCATGCAtcaaatttttttaaaatgtCAGTTAAATGCAATACAAATTTCGGAATGAATAATCGAATTTTCTGTGTTTAAGAGAAGTTTTTTCAACATATTCttaatgaaaaaaataaaagaagtACTTTTGTTATTGCAAAAATTCCGGATATTAGAAATAAATTGAGAGGTGCAAGTTGCAATCCTCATTTTTTTAAGTTAACCATTTTTCTTATTACGAAAATTCCGGATACTAgaaataaattgaaataaaagaaataaaattattttttgtgtCTATTTGTCTATAAAAAAAGTGAAAATTTGTTTGTTACCAGTATGAAAAACATTTTATCTTTTCCGATCCACACAATTTGAATTTGCCAATACAATTATCAATTGATCGACTTCATATTACAAATAGGTTTTTTTTCTTAATTAAATTACAAATGGATTTTATATTTTATTGGGGCCTTCTAATTATTATTAAAGTTTAGaaaatatttgattttatttATATTACATTATCAGAACGAAACACATTTATCACATTGAAAATAATGACAAAAGCTGAAAAGTGTTATTTTAATATGTATcataaaatattattttataaaaacGTGATTCAACAATAAATTGGTCCACTTCAATTCTGATTATTGTATTATAAGATCAGAAATGTTTTCAGTTAAAGACTGCAACATAAAATGGTAGTTGTGGAGTAGCTGACTACAACTCTTCAAAAAAAAAGTTGTTGTACTTTATAACATTTTACAACAAATTCATGTTATTTACTATGTCATATTTATAATAAAATGGTTATTACAATGTGtcattattaatttttaatataattttaatttaaaattttaattaattaatattatatatattagtaattaatcagaataacttaataaaaatattttttaatttttaattttttaattttttaatgttttaatatatataaaataattCAAGACAATAGTTATTGTAGTAAGACGGTGGAGTAATATTTTAACAAGAAACATGCATGCTGTTGAGAAATATAATACAACCTGACTAACATTTCTAATTTGTAGACAGTGGCTAACATATTTAATGTACTACTAGCTATATCGTTGTATGATCTACTAGCATAAAATGGTGTTTTTTTATGACCACAAATATTAATAAAATAGGAGTAAAGCACTTTTTTATTAATAGAAAAGTGCAAcaagaataaaataaaaaaaaaatactaGATGTATGTATTACATTGACTCACTATTACAAATACAACTCCAAAAATAATagaaaacaacaaagaaaaagaaaaaaaaactattGTTAAATAACACTAAGAGAAAATTCAGGCAACTAAAAGTTCAACCTTTTAATAGAAACAAGCTAGATTTTATTTCATGTGAGTCACCATCAATAGATTAGAGACTCTCAAAAGAAGAATCAAAGTCACAAAAACCCTAGATCCAAGACAAAACTCTCGATTTATCATTGGTGGAGAATAGTATCCTGAAACCAATTAAAGGAAATACAAGAATTTGTCATTGAGCTGTATAAAAATCATTTCGTAAATTTTTTTTATCCTCCACCTCCTTCATatttgatgatgaatctgaaAAAATAATTCTATTCTAAATTATCCAAATAGATCCGATAATAACATGACAAATCATTGCAAAATCACCGCTAGGTAGAACCACCAACCAGCCTAACGACTTAAAGATTATATACCACACATCCGAGATTACATGTGACAAACAAATGAGATgccactacgccaaataagggaaaagagggcgctttttttttgcctataacagcgctttaaagcgccctctaatctggcgctggcataggtaaagacagcgctttttttcctggtgaaagcgctctctaaagtggctctttaagccctttaagggccactttagagggcgctttttaaagaaagtgccctctaaagtggaaacttttaagggtttagagggcgcttttactggaaagcgccctctaaagtggaaatttaaagggtttagagggcgcttttactggaaagcgccctctaaagtgggtggttatttaaatttttttttttaaaaagcgctatatttttttatttattttagacaacctgtatattgaagcagtacacctaaaactgtataatttgaagccctttttcacacattgcattcaacaagccttatatacaacaatccatacatatacaacaatccactgatatataatcgtttaacttctaaagattctaaatatacaaccaattcataacttaaaaagaaataaaactaagtagcaaaagcatctctgagatgtatgttttttttaGTTCTTTATTGTTAACTATgaataaaactaagtagcaaaagcatctctgagaaTATGCATGTCAATAGCAGTACTCAAAAGATCTTTAAAAACCCTAAGGATATATGTTCAAAGACTCCAAAAAATTACTTTGAAGTATGAGTTCTCTACCAAATCCAAAAATGGAGTTGATAGCCAGTGCAGCAGCTAAAACGATGTCAAACGGGGTGGCTTCTGCGTAGTCTCGCCTTGATACATCAATCTACGCTTCTTTGAAGCACCTTGATACTGGTAGATGATGCTGTAGAGGCACTGCCTAAGATTTATGATGTCAAACATCTCTATAAATGTTAAATCCGTTGTCCTGGATTTAGCACCAGCATAGCGTTGGTACTCCTCAAACACAGAAGACAGACACCAGTTCTGCATCTTTCTGAAGCAACCAACTACACAACCTGTTCTATGCTGCATTACAGAAGAAAAATCATCATTAGAACAAACAATTAGGAATTCAAAACAGAAATTCAGAATTGAGAAGATAAACTTGCAAGTGATCAATCTTATACCTTTCCGCGTTTGCAATGAATCAAAACAGGGTGATTTCTCACATCTGAAACCAGACAAAATTAAGGAATTAGATATCTAACAAACAAGAGAAACACCAACAAAGATATACAAAAAATCTGCATTTCAAAGTTGAATAAGcttgcttcaaataccaagtaAAATTTTCAAAGCCTCCATAATAGAATCACTGAGAATAGGTAAAGAAACTTCCTGCAGAAAAATACAAAGATTTATTAActctaaaataaaaaaaaaagataaaaccAAAAATGAATCACCAATCCACATAGgtcaaatttcatgattattAGCAGCTAACACCAACCCATATTTATGATAAACCCCAAACCCCCTTTTTCCCCTAATTATACAATTAAACCTAAAACCCTAATCTAATAATCTGCAAAAATAACACAATCACAGAAAAAATTCAAACTTTGAGTAATACACATACATTTCATGATTTCAATGAAATTTCATTAACAAAATTCAGAATGATTCAAACAATCACAGACTTTTTAACAACAATCAAAACCCAATTCAAAACATCATACAttgaaataacatgattaaacACATTTGAACACATATATGATGAATACGAATATAAAAAATTACCGTTTTCCCCTCAATTCCAAATTGAAATAGACGAATATTCTGTGATTTAAGAAACTCCAAATTCTCCTTCGGATAGGGTTCAGGACACAAGTATCTGCATCAATTCGAAAAAAGTTTCACCCtaaccatatatatatatatatatatataacatcAATAAATCAATAAATAAAGAGTCATTTTAATCATAGTTAACAATAAAGAACTAAAAaaaatggaacagttggtgaaatttaacccataatgcctagtctccattgctagcattgcaacacaataattattgttgagaatactcaataaatgtatgaaccaagaaaagtgaaaccaaaaatgaacaatagcgaacgtcagaagagaaaccaagtaatatgaagattagaaaaatacctatggtgtcaaaatcgaacagctaacaacgaattaatagaaggaggaaacgtcgtagatctaacagaggtggaaggagaacgccttagaagtagcgaaaatcgtagcagtgagaaccctaatgtgaaaaagaacgaaaataacagagagtgaaataacaaaacgcgcagtatgttataattttaatgtttactaaaggggaccttagaggacgcttgtggaaaaaaagcgccctctaaagggggcctaagagggcgcttatgaaagcgctctctaaggctttccaaaagcgctttataaactggaaatgcacatggacttatagagcgcttttttaaaagcgctctctaagggtaaccttagagggcgctttctaaaaagcgccctgtattgttgtccctctatctcctccttatttttttgcttcaccttagagggcgctttattacaaaagcgccctctaaagtgcgctgtctattccagttgttcgctccttattttttcgcttcactttagagtgcgcttttgtaataaagcgccctctaaggtgcgctgtctattccagtttttggcgtagtgtgcTTACTCAATTGAACCCCCACACATAGGACAAGAAACTCCATCAAACTCAATAATCACTATTCGCTTAAACAAATTCTCTCTAGAAGGGAATATGTCTTACAAAAGTTGTCAAGAAAACACTATCACTTTAAAGGAAGTCCAACTAACCTAGATAAAGAGCAATGTCAAGTTCTCAAACTGATGAAGAGAAACACAAAAGTTACCAATATCTAACTGAGCTTAATAAACAGAAGCAACTATGAAAATACCACAACCAGTATGATTTCAAATCCACTTATCTCTTTC from Lathyrus oleraceus cultivar Zhongwan6 chromosome 1, CAAS_Psat_ZW6_1.0, whole genome shotgun sequence includes:
- the LOC127104728 gene encoding tyrosine-protein phosphatase DSP3, producing the protein MVASQQRSEEAHRTATESLLAITNEQHRQRQANERHFALIETTQGSLLGRSQQLYLCPEPYPKENLEFLKSQNIRLFQFGIEGKTEVSLPILSDSIMEALKILLDVRNHPVLIHCKRGKHRTGCVVGCFRKMQNWCLSSVFEEYQRYAGAKSRTTDLTFIEMFDIINLRQCLYSIIYQYQGASKKRRLMYQGETTQKPPRLTSF